One part of the Humulus lupulus chromosome 9, drHumLupu1.1, whole genome shotgun sequence genome encodes these proteins:
- the LOC133802486 gene encoding pentatricopeptide repeat-containing protein At5g66520-like isoform X1 translates to MRLTKPTSHPFFQLVKTFTSFAFAIRNASSPHKAMSLYSNMHEKSVPFDSFSILFTLKSCTKLHNLVINKHLHAHIIKLGFSSHVYVATSLLYAYIVTSFDDACKLFDEMPVRNTTTWNTMITGYSRLGDVKKASFMFEEMPDRDLVSWSAVIAAHINRGGDEQGLYLFRDMMMNEDGLKPDQVTVGSVISGCAHMGSLGSLLGKSVHGFIAKNAWELNVELGTVLVDMYAKCGLMTSACQVFELMRERNVMSWTALICGAAQHGYSNEALSMFELMQQEGVKANELTFTGILSACVHAGLVEEGRRVFKIIEECGLELRIQHYGCMVDLFGKAGLVEEAYKVIMTMKLQPNVVVWSSFLSACKEHKKFEMAERVTEEVLGIVKPEKDGGVYSLICDLYALGGKWDDAERVRKLMVNLNVRKYRGSSFVRSAIP, encoded by the coding sequence ATGCGTCTAACAAAACCCACAAGCCACCCATTTTTTCAGTTGGTTAAAACCTTTACATCCTTTGCATTTGCCATTAGAAATGCCTCTTCCCCTCACAAAGCTATGTCTCTTTATTCTAATATGCACGAGAAGTCTGTTCCTTTTGATAGCTTCTCTATACTTTTCACACTAAAATCATGTACCAAGTTGCACAATCTAGTAATCAATAAACACCTCCATGCCCACATTATTAAACTTGGCTTCAGCTCTCATGTCTACGTGGCCACTTCTCTTCTATATGCATATATAGTTACTTCGTTTGACGATGCCTGTAAACTGTTCGATGAAATGCCAGTGAGAAACACTACAACTTGGAACACAATGATTACTGGGTACTCAAGGTTGGGTGATGTAAAGAAAGCGAGTTTTATGTTCGAGGAAATGCCAGATAGAGATCTTGTATCGTGGTCTGCTGTGATTGCAGCTCACATAAATAGGGGCGGTGATGAGCAAGGTTTATATCTCTTTCGAGATATGATGATGAACGAAGATGGCTTAAAACCTGATCAAGTCACTGTAGGATCTGTTATTTCAGGTTGTGCCCATATGGGTAGTCTTGGATCTTTGCTAGGGAAATCAGTTCACGGCTTTATAGCCAAGAACGCATGGGAACTGAATGTTGAACTGGGAACAGTTTTAGTTGACATGTATGCTAAGTGTGGGCTCATGACGAGCGCATGTCAAGTGTTTGAGTTGATGCGCGAAAGGAATGTCATGTCTTGGACGGCCTTGATCTGCGGCGCTGCACAACACGGATACAGTAACGAGGCCTTATCCATGTTTGAATTGATGCAACAAGAAGGGGTAAAAGCGAATGAATTGACTTTTACTGGGATTCTTAGTGCCTGTGTACATGCAGGTCTAGTCGAAGAAGGCCGGAGAGTTTTCAAGATTATTGAAGAATGTGGATTGGAGCTGAGAATTCAGCACTACGGATGCATGGTTGATTTGTTTGGGAAGGCCGGGCTTGTAGAGGAAGCCTATAAAGTCATTATGACAATGAAACTGCAACCTAACGTTGTCGtttggtcttctttcttgtcagCTTGTAAGGAGCATAAAAAGTTTGAGATGGCTGAGAGAGTGACAGAGGAGGTTTTGGGGATTGTGAAACCGGAGAAGGATGGTGGGGTGTACTCTCTCATATGTGATTTGTATGCTTTGGGTGGGAAATGGGATGATGCAGAAAGGGTAAGAAAATTAATGGTTAACCTAAATGTGAGAAAGTATAGGGGCTCTAGTTTTGTTAGAAGTGCTATCCCTTGA
- the LOC133802486 gene encoding pentatricopeptide repeat-containing protein At5g66520-like isoform X2: protein MRLTKPTSHPFFQLVKTFTSFAFAIRNASSPHKAMSLYSNMHEKSVPFDSFSILFTLKSCTKLHNLVINKHLHAHIIKLGFSSHVYVATSLLYAYIVTSFDDACKLFDEMPVRNTTTWNTMITGYSRLGDVKKASFMFEEMPDRDLVSWSAVIAAHINRGGDEQGLYLFRDMMMNEDGLKPDQVTVGSVISGCAHMGSLGSLLGKSVHGFIAKNAWELNVELGTVLVDMYAKCGLMTSACQVFELMRERNVMSWTALICGAAQHGYSNEALSMFELMQQEGVKANELTFTGILSACVHAGLVEEGRRVFKIIEECGLELRIQHYGCMVDLFGKAGLVEEAYKVIMTMKLQPNVVVWSSFLSACKEHKKFEMAERVTEEVLGIVKPEKDGGVYSLICDLYALGGKWDDAERAKKL from the exons ATGCGTCTAACAAAACCCACAAGCCACCCATTTTTTCAGTTGGTTAAAACCTTTACATCCTTTGCATTTGCCATTAGAAATGCCTCTTCCCCTCACAAAGCTATGTCTCTTTATTCTAATATGCACGAGAAGTCTGTTCCTTTTGATAGCTTCTCTATACTTTTCACACTAAAATCATGTACCAAGTTGCACAATCTAGTAATCAATAAACACCTCCATGCCCACATTATTAAACTTGGCTTCAGCTCTCATGTCTACGTGGCCACTTCTCTTCTATATGCATATATAGTTACTTCGTTTGACGATGCCTGTAAACTGTTCGATGAAATGCCAGTGAGAAACACTACAACTTGGAACACAATGATTACTGGGTACTCAAGGTTGGGTGATGTAAAGAAAGCGAGTTTTATGTTCGAGGAAATGCCAGATAGAGATCTTGTATCGTGGTCTGCTGTGATTGCAGCTCACATAAATAGGGGCGGTGATGAGCAAGGTTTATATCTCTTTCGAGATATGATGATGAACGAAGATGGCTTAAAACCTGATCAAGTCACTGTAGGATCTGTTATTTCAGGTTGTGCCCATATGGGTAGTCTTGGATCTTTGCTAGGGAAATCAGTTCACGGCTTTATAGCCAAGAACGCATGGGAACTGAATGTTGAACTGGGAACAGTTTTAGTTGACATGTATGCTAAGTGTGGGCTCATGACGAGCGCATGTCAAGTGTTTGAGTTGATGCGCGAAAGGAATGTCATGTCTTGGACGGCCTTGATCTGCGGCGCTGCACAACACGGATACAGTAACGAGGCCTTATCCATGTTTGAATTGATGCAACAAGAAGGGGTAAAAGCGAATGAATTGACTTTTACTGGGATTCTTAGTGCCTGTGTACATGCAGGTCTAGTCGAAGAAGGCCGGAGAGTTTTCAAGATTATTGAAGAATGTGGATTGGAGCTGAGAATTCAGCACTACGGATGCATGGTTGATTTGTTTGGGAAGGCCGGGCTTGTAGAGGAAGCCTATAAAGTCATTATGACAATGAAACTGCAACCTAACGTTGTCGtttggtcttctttcttgtcagCTTGTAAGGAGCATAAAAAGTTTGAGATGGCTGAGAGAGTGACAGAGGAGGTTTTGGGGATTGTGAAACCGGAGAAGGATGGTGGGGTGTACTCTCTCATATGTGATTTGTATGCTTTGGGTGGGAAATGGGATGATGCAGAAAGG GCAAAAAAACTATAA
- the LOC133802487 gene encoding peptidyl-prolyl cis-trans isomerase FKBP13, chloroplastic: protein MRSLASSVGTCNPKRLRHSSGSNRRLPTSESLSKLKISSHCHEDSSLRLQVDEKPKPRLFTRREIIGFGLCSGLLGALTDFHPSANAAEGSACDFTVAPSGLAFCDKVVGYGPEASKGQLIKAHYIGKLENGKVFDSSYNRGKPLTFRIGVGEVIKGWDQGILGGDGVPPMLAGGKRVLKLPPELGYGVRGAGCRGGSCIIPPDSVLMFDVEFIGKAS, encoded by the exons ATGAGGTCGTTGGCATCTTCTGTTGGTACATGCAACCCCAAAAGGCTTAGACATAGTTCTGGATCAAACAGAAGACTGCCCACATCAGAATCTTTATCAAAACTCAAAATCTCAAGCCACTGCCATGAAGACTCTTCTCTGCGACTTCAAGTAGATGAGAAACCAAAGCCAAGATTGTTTACTAGAAGAGAAATAATTGGTTTTGGCTTATGCTCAGGCCTTTTGGGTGCACTTACTGATTTTCATCCTTCTGCAAACGCTGCTGAAGGAAGTGCCTGTGATTTCACTGTTGCTCCCTCTGGTCTTGCTTTCTGTGACAAAGTTGTGGGCTATGGCCCTGAGGCTTCAAAGGGGCAACTCATTAAG GCACACTATATTGGAAAATTGGAGAATGGGAAAGTATTTGACAGCAGCTATAACCGTGGGAAGCCCCTTACATTTCGTATCGGTGTTGGTGAG GTTATCAAAGGCTGGGACCAGGGTATTCTGGGTGGAGATGGAGTTCCTCCCATGCTTGCTG GGGGCAAAAGGGTGTTAAAACTCCCTCCAGAACTTGGGTATGGCGTGAGAGGTGCTGGTTGTAGAGGAG GTTCATGTATTATTCCTCCAGACTCGGTTCTCATGTTTGATGTAGAGTTCATTGGCAAGGCATCATGA